The following coding sequences are from one Prochlorococcus sp. MIT 1314 window:
- the cobA gene encoding uroporphyrinogen-III C-methyltransferase, translating into MSGIVYLVGAGPGDPELLTLKALRLIKTCDVLVHDALIPDEIIKEAGKNKEIFHVGKRAGKCSVPQVETNTLILKLAKEGKNVVRLKGGDPFVFSRGGEEVSFLEKNGVSVEIVPGITSGIAAPTYFGIPLTHRDAASSVTFVTGHERVDKEKKTVNWRDLAKSSDSLVIFMGIKNIEFIVEELILGGLDKNTKCAVIQEATLKNQKCLIEKLDNLPDKIKDKEFLAPSIIIIGKIVELKVNNNITKVSDAYLPDINKVQLYNKSQK; encoded by the coding sequence GTGTCTGGCATTGTTTATTTAGTTGGAGCAGGTCCTGGTGACCCTGAGCTTTTAACTCTAAAAGCTTTACGTTTAATAAAAACTTGTGATGTATTAGTCCATGATGCTTTAATCCCAGATGAAATTATAAAAGAGGCAGGAAAAAATAAAGAAATTTTTCATGTTGGCAAAAGGGCTGGGAAGTGTTCTGTACCTCAAGTTGAAACTAATACTCTTATTTTAAAATTGGCTAAAGAAGGTAAAAATGTTGTAAGGCTTAAAGGGGGAGATCCATTTGTCTTTTCTAGGGGTGGTGAAGAAGTATCGTTTTTAGAAAAAAATGGAGTTTCGGTTGAAATCGTTCCTGGCATTACTTCTGGGATAGCTGCCCCTACATATTTTGGTATTCCACTAACCCATAGAGATGCTGCGAGTTCCGTAACTTTCGTTACTGGACATGAGCGTGTAGATAAGGAAAAAAAGACAGTTAATTGGAGAGATTTAGCTAAATCATCAGATAGCTTAGTAATTTTTATGGGTATAAAAAATATTGAATTTATTGTGGAAGAATTAATTCTAGGTGGTTTAGATAAGAATACAAAATGCGCTGTTATTCAAGAAGCTACTTTAAAAAATCAAAAATGTTTGATAGAGAAATTAGATAATCTTCCAGATAAAATCAAAGATAAAGAATTTTTAGCTCCATCAATTATCATTATTGGAAAAATTGTTGAATTGAAGGTTAATAACAATATAACTAAAGTATCTGATGCCTATTTACCAGATATTAATAAAGTTCAATTATATAATAAATCCCAGAAGTAA
- a CDS encoding MFS transporter, with product MKESLLKPNKKFTLLSAFITLLNDRLSESILLPILPSFVLLFDSKASTYGLLSCTYQLAQFTASPFIGLMSDRYGRRPVTLFCITGSVIGISILSFTVLFNWSNSIASIPLFLLFLARLIDGLSGGTAATATTILADISSPEKRAKTFGLIGVAFGLSFFLGNIFVVIFAKNTNNNFIIPVLIASIIPIINFLLVFFYLPETKPNSDSNKSKTIFKNRLKELFTVFKEEKIKKLSLAFFIYFIAFTGLTNILIFFLQESLNWTTKASSGTLVVVGIIAIIVQGGLIGPLVKQFGEMRLTLIGSGFILVACSLLITAPEENATINIYSAVSFLAVGAGLITPTLRALISKKLDVDKQGSILSNLQGLQSLGGVLGIAMAGRVYDSFGPKSPFIAGSVILIFMIYLIAEGKNNNSFNNQKSKVF from the coding sequence GTGAAAGAAAGTTTATTGAAACCAAATAAAAAATTTACTCTCCTTAGTGCTTTTATCACTCTTCTAAATGATCGCTTAAGTGAAAGCATACTTTTACCCATTTTACCCTCTTTTGTTTTACTTTTTGACTCTAAAGCGAGTACATACGGCTTATTATCATGCACTTACCAATTAGCTCAATTTACAGCTTCTCCTTTTATAGGTCTTATGAGTGATAGATATGGAAGAAGACCTGTCACTCTTTTTTGTATTACTGGTTCAGTAATAGGAATATCAATATTATCTTTTACAGTTCTTTTTAATTGGTCAAATTCAATAGCCTCTATCCCGTTATTTTTATTATTTTTAGCGAGACTAATTGACGGTTTAAGTGGGGGAACTGCCGCTACTGCAACAACTATTCTTGCAGATATTTCAAGCCCTGAAAAACGAGCAAAAACATTTGGTCTTATTGGTGTAGCTTTTGGTTTAAGTTTTTTCTTAGGTAATATTTTTGTTGTAATTTTTGCAAAAAATACAAATAATAATTTTATTATTCCAGTTTTGATAGCCTCAATAATTCCAATAATAAATTTCCTCCTTGTATTTTTTTACTTACCAGAAACAAAACCTAATAGTGACTCAAATAAATCAAAAACTATTTTTAAAAACCGCTTAAAAGAACTTTTTACAGTTTTCAAAGAAGAGAAGATTAAAAAATTATCATTAGCTTTTTTTATTTACTTTATTGCTTTTACTGGATTGACCAATATCCTAATATTTTTCCTTCAAGAATCTTTAAACTGGACGACCAAAGCATCAAGTGGAACTCTTGTTGTAGTAGGAATAATTGCAATCATCGTTCAAGGAGGACTTATTGGGCCTCTCGTAAAGCAATTTGGCGAAATGAGATTAACACTTATCGGATCAGGCTTCATTCTTGTAGCATGTTCACTTTTAATAACTGCTCCAGAAGAAAATGCAACAATAAATATTTATTCAGCTGTTTCATTTTTAGCAGTTGGGGCAGGGTTAATTACACCTACCTTAAGAGCACTAATTTCCAAGAAATTAGACGTTGATAAACAAGGATCAATCCTAAGTAACCTTCAGGGGCTACAGAGTCTTGGAGGGGTTCTAGGAATTGCAATGGCTGGGAGGGTTTATGATAGTTTTGGTCCTAAATCACCTTTTATAGCTGGTTCCGTTATCTTAATTTTCATGATATACCTTATTGCAGAGGGTAAAAATAATAATTCTTTTAACAATCAAAAATCAAAAGTATTTTAA
- the ppk1 gene encoding polyphosphate kinase 1, with product MKNQADVFINRELSWIEFNKRVLLTGMEKEYKILDKVKFCSIFSNNLDEFFMVRVASLKAQVEAGITKKSIDGLTPQEQLTKINKEVKKLTTLQENYLNNELNDELKKRGVILKKYENLNENQRNWCNNFFTSSIFPLLTPLVVDPAHPFPFISNLSLNLAALIKDGQDSKKQFVRVKIPTKNINRFIQIPNEIIQDSDESSHVFISVEDLIGNNINTLFNGMECINYSFFRVTRDADLELKELEADDLLLAVEQSLQKRRLGGEVVRLEVESNMPENILKLLIGSISIHEEYIYFCKSLLGLDDLNQLTKINRDDLKENLLIGKTHPQLKNLDLSSNKSRNSIFKILRKKNILLHHPYDLFKTSVEEFINRAADDPLVMAIKITLYRVSKDSPIIAALMRAAENGKEVMTLVELKARFDEDNNIQWAKQLEQAGIHVVYGIIGFKTHTKIALIVRKEKGRLRNYFHIGTGNYNSNTSRFYTDLGLLSTDPEIASDLLELFNYLSGFSKQKSYQKLLVSPSSMREKFIFLIKREIKNAEEGKKAEIIAKMNSLVDPEIINLLYLASDSGVQISLIVRGICCLYPQRKNLSENIKVKSIIGHFLEHSRIFWFCNNDDNEVFIGSADWMRRNLDRRIEAITPIEDSELKSQLKTLLQTYIKDDYFSWIMKEDGSYTKHALDSANNRSQIDLIEH from the coding sequence ATGAAAAACCAGGCTGATGTTTTTATTAATAGAGAATTAAGTTGGATTGAATTCAATAAAAGAGTACTCCTAACTGGTATGGAAAAGGAGTACAAAATCCTAGATAAAGTAAAATTTTGTTCAATTTTTAGCAATAATCTTGATGAATTTTTTATGGTAAGGGTAGCTTCATTAAAGGCTCAAGTTGAAGCAGGAATTACTAAAAAAAGTATTGATGGACTCACCCCTCAAGAGCAATTAACAAAAATCAACAAAGAAGTAAAAAAATTAACTACTCTTCAAGAAAACTATCTAAATAATGAATTAAATGATGAATTAAAAAAACGAGGTGTAATTTTAAAAAAATATGAGAATCTAAATGAAAATCAAAGAAATTGGTGTAATAACTTCTTTACTTCATCTATTTTCCCTTTATTAACTCCATTAGTTGTTGATCCAGCACATCCATTCCCATTTATAAGTAATTTAAGTCTAAACTTAGCCGCTTTAATAAAGGATGGGCAAGATTCTAAAAAACAGTTTGTCAGAGTGAAAATACCAACAAAAAATATAAATCGATTTATACAAATTCCAAATGAAATTATTCAAGATAGTGATGAAAGTTCTCACGTTTTCATAAGTGTTGAAGATTTAATTGGAAATAATATAAATACTTTATTCAACGGAATGGAATGTATAAATTACTCTTTTTTTAGAGTGACAAGAGATGCAGATTTAGAATTAAAAGAACTTGAAGCTGATGATCTTCTTTTAGCAGTTGAACAAAGTTTGCAAAAAAGAAGATTAGGTGGAGAGGTCGTTAGATTAGAAGTTGAATCGAATATGCCAGAAAATATTTTAAAATTACTTATTGGAAGTATCTCAATACATGAAGAATATATATACTTTTGCAAAAGTTTATTGGGCCTGGACGATTTAAATCAGCTGACAAAAATTAATAGAGATGATTTAAAAGAAAATCTGCTAATTGGGAAAACTCACCCACAATTAAAGAATTTAGATTTGTCTTCAAATAAAAGTCGCAATTCTATTTTTAAGATACTTAGGAAAAAAAATATTCTGCTTCATCATCCCTACGACTTATTTAAAACTTCAGTGGAAGAATTTATAAACAGAGCAGCTGATGATCCACTTGTAATGGCTATAAAAATTACTTTATATCGAGTTTCCAAAGATTCTCCTATCATCGCAGCCTTAATGAGAGCTGCAGAAAACGGGAAAGAAGTAATGACACTTGTTGAACTAAAAGCAAGATTTGATGAAGACAATAATATTCAATGGGCAAAACAACTTGAACAAGCTGGAATTCATGTTGTCTATGGAATCATAGGATTTAAAACACATACAAAAATAGCTTTAATAGTTAGAAAAGAAAAAGGAAGATTAAGAAATTATTTTCATATTGGAACTGGAAATTATAACTCTAATACTTCAAGGTTTTATACAGATTTAGGATTACTTTCGACAGATCCTGAAATTGCATCAGATTTACTTGAGTTATTTAATTACTTATCAGGTTTTTCTAAACAAAAAAGTTATCAAAAATTATTAGTTTCTCCCTCATCGATGAGAGAGAAGTTTATATTTCTCATAAAGAGAGAAATTAAAAATGCAGAGGAAGGTAAAAAAGCTGAAATAATTGCAAAAATGAATTCTCTAGTGGACCCAGAAATAATTAACCTTCTTTATTTAGCTTCTGACTCAGGTGTACAAATTAGTCTTATCGTAAGAGGTATTTGTTGCTTATACCCCCAAAGAAAAAATTTAAGCGAAAATATTAAAGTAAAAAGCATTATTGGGCATTTTCTAGAACATTCAAGAATTTTTTGGTTTTGTAATAACGATGATAATGAAGTTTTTATTGGGAGTGCAGATTGGATGAGAAGAAACCTTGATAGAAGGATAGAGGCTATTACTCCAATAGAAGATTCTGAATTAAAGTCTCAACTCAAAACTCTTTTGCAAACATATATTAAAGATGATTACTTTTCTTGGATAATGAAAGAAGATGGTTCTTATACAAAACATGCATTAGATTCGGCGAATAATCGTTCACAAATTGATCTCATAGAACATTAA
- a CDS encoding RpoD/SigA family RNA polymerase sigma factor: MGIPLESAKSSSDNNFDEPRLPNTAGKSRKSKSSLTAKQSQKKSGRLASDSIGYYLSSIGRVPLLTPAEEIELAHHVQNMKKLLQIPETDRTQRNLYQIKIGKRARDRMMAANLRLVVSVAKKYQNQGLELLDLVQEGAIGLERAVDKFDPAMGYKFSTYAYWWIRQGMTRAIDNSARTIRLPIHISEKLSKMRRVSRELSHKFGRQPTRLEMATEMGIDQKDLEDLISQSAPCASLDAHARGEEDRSTLGELIPDPNCEEPMEGMDRTIQKEHLGTWLSQLNEREQKIMKLRFGLDGEEPLTLAEIGRQINVSRERVRQLEAKAILKLRVMTTHQKAA, from the coding sequence ATGGGGATCCCTCTGGAATCTGCAAAGAGCTCTTCAGATAATAATTTTGATGAGCCAAGATTACCAAACACTGCGGGCAAGTCTCGCAAATCGAAATCCAGTCTAACTGCAAAACAAAGCCAAAAAAAATCTGGAAGACTTGCTTCAGATTCTATTGGCTATTACTTAAGTAGCATTGGTAGAGTTCCTCTTTTGACTCCAGCAGAAGAAATAGAGTTAGCACATCATGTTCAGAACATGAAAAAGTTGCTACAAATTCCTGAAACTGATAGAACGCAACGAAATCTTTATCAAATTAAAATTGGCAAAAGAGCCAGAGATAGAATGATGGCAGCTAATCTAAGACTAGTTGTCTCCGTTGCAAAAAAATACCAAAACCAAGGGCTTGAATTATTGGACCTTGTCCAGGAAGGCGCCATTGGACTTGAAAGAGCTGTAGATAAATTTGATCCTGCTATGGGATATAAATTCTCAACTTATGCTTACTGGTGGATTAGACAAGGCATGACAAGAGCTATTGATAACAGTGCAAGGACAATTCGTTTGCCTATTCACATAAGTGAAAAACTATCCAAAATGAGAAGAGTCTCTAGAGAATTGTCACATAAATTTGGTAGACAGCCTACCAGATTGGAAATGGCAACTGAAATGGGAATTGATCAAAAAGATTTAGAAGATTTAATTTCGCAAAGTGCTCCTTGCGCATCCCTAGATGCTCATGCAAGAGGCGAAGAAGACAGAAGTACTCTAGGTGAACTCATACCTGATCCAAACTGTGAAGAGCCTATGGAGGGTATGGATAGAACTATTCAAAAAGAGCATTTAGGGACTTGGCTTTCTCAGTTAAATGAAAGAGAACAAAAAATCATGAAGCTCAGATTTGGGCTAGATGGTGAAGAACCATTAACACTCGCAGAAATAGGAAGACAAATTAATGTTTCACGAGAAAGAGTAAGGCAACTAGAAGCTAAAGCAATATTAAAACTTAGAGTAATGACAACTCATCAAAAAGCAGCTTAA
- a CDS encoding dolichol kinase, translating to MIKFTVILLYLFSIFLISILFKKYNENSREIVRKIIHIGIGPLIPIAQFLKIDQNSALIFTGIVTLMVFINYTYKVFPTIEDIERKSFGTLFYCLSLFILIYLFWDKDPYALITGFFIMTFGDGLAGLIGKSFNSKSWIFFKQKKSLFGTMAMFVTSLIVVCSIGYSQQNSLNLNYFTIAFFATLLEQFSVLGIDNFIVPIASALFFNFFITN from the coding sequence TTGATAAAATTTACTGTAATTTTATTATATTTATTTTCAATTTTTTTAATATCAATACTTTTTAAAAAATATAATGAAAATAGCAGAGAAATCGTCAGAAAAATAATACATATTGGAATAGGACCATTAATTCCAATTGCACAATTTTTAAAAATTGATCAAAATTCAGCTCTTATTTTTACAGGAATTGTTACGTTAATGGTTTTCATCAATTACACCTATAAAGTATTTCCAACAATTGAAGACATTGAGAGAAAGAGTTTTGGAACATTATTTTATTGCCTTAGTTTATTTATTTTGATTTATCTTTTCTGGGATAAAGATCCATATGCATTAATTACTGGATTTTTTATAATGACATTTGGTGATGGATTGGCTGGGTTAATAGGAAAAAGCTTTAATTCAAAGAGTTGGATTTTTTTTAAACAAAAAAAATCTTTATTTGGCACTATGGCAATGTTTGTTACAAGCTTAATAGTAGTTTGCTCAATAGGATACTCCCAACAAAATAGTTTAAATTTAAATTATTTTACAATAGCTTTTTTTGCGACTTTGCTCGAACAATTTAGTGTTTTAGGAATAGATAATTTCATTGTTCCAATTGCTTCAGCATTATTTTTTAATTTTTTTATAACTAACTAA
- a CDS encoding 3-deoxy-7-phosphoheptulonate synthase — protein sequence MTTSSNNSALEKTSDLHVVETRPLIPPSRLHNDIPLDQASANTVSKTRRSIQNILHNNNQKLLVIVGPCSIHDLEAAKEYSKYIQNFREIYKDKLEIIMRVYFEKPRTTIGWKGLINDPHLDDSYDINTGLRSARSLLSYLATRGIPSATELLDPIVPQYIADLISWTAIGARTTESQTHREMASGLSMPIGFKNGTDGSFTTAINAMQSASKSHHFLGVNENGMASIVNTTGNPDGHIVLRGGSKGPNFESDHVKRISDELRQSNLPHKVMIDCSHGNSNKDFRKQSEVLKNIASQITNGEKNILGVMLESHLKEGNQKLLKKEDLQFGRSITDACIDIETTKELLAILYNSVS from the coding sequence ATGACGACATCATCAAATAATTCAGCTTTAGAAAAGACATCTGATTTACATGTTGTTGAAACACGCCCATTAATACCTCCAAGCAGATTACATAATGATATACCTTTAGATCAAGCCTCTGCTAATACAGTATCTAAAACAAGAAGATCGATACAAAATATTTTGCATAATAATAATCAGAAGCTTTTAGTCATTGTTGGTCCATGTTCAATTCATGATCTAGAGGCGGCAAAGGAATATTCAAAATATATTCAAAACTTTCGAGAAATTTATAAAGATAAATTAGAAATAATTATGAGAGTATATTTCGAGAAGCCAAGAACAACTATTGGTTGGAAGGGATTGATAAATGATCCTCATCTAGATGATTCTTATGATATTAATACTGGTTTAAGAAGTGCAAGAAGTTTGCTTTCATATCTAGCAACTCGAGGCATACCTTCTGCTACAGAATTACTAGATCCAATTGTTCCTCAATATATTGCCGATTTAATAAGTTGGACAGCCATAGGTGCGCGGACTACTGAAAGTCAAACTCATCGGGAAATGGCATCAGGATTATCAATGCCTATAGGCTTTAAAAATGGAACGGATGGTTCTTTTACCACTGCAATAAATGCAATGCAGTCAGCTTCAAAATCGCATCATTTCTTAGGTGTAAATGAAAATGGAATGGCTTCTATTGTAAACACTACAGGAAATCCAGATGGACATATAGTCTTAAGGGGCGGTTCAAAAGGTCCAAATTTTGAGAGTGATCACGTTAAAAGAATTTCAGATGAATTGAGGCAAAGTAATCTTCCCCATAAAGTGATGATTGATTGTAGTCATGGAAATTCCAATAAAGACTTCCGAAAACAGTCGGAAGTGCTAAAAAATATAGCTTCTCAAATAACTAATGGCGAAAAAAATATTTTAGGAGTTATGCTTGAAAGTCATTTAAAGGAAGGGAATCAAAAGCTTTTAAAAAAAGAGGATCTCCAGTTTGGCAGAAGCATTACAGATGCATGCATAGATATAGAAACAACAAAAGAATTGCTCGCAATTTTATACAATTCAGTTAGTTAG
- the acnB gene encoding bifunctional aconitate hydratase 2/2-methylisocitrate dehydratase produces MKNLETLLKDYADHVAERAAKGIPPLPLNAEQTNCITTLLEQDSTYDSSYLLDLLINRVPPGVDEAAYVKASWLTAIVNSEKYCKSINPEKAIEILGTMIGGYNVNSLVDILKGKDSLLAKKAAKVLKNIILVYDSANEIYELSQNNIYAKEVVNSWANAEWFKNKKVLEREITCLVFKVDGETNTDDLSPAVHATTRPDIPMHALAMLEFKKPDGLKILDNLKKQNLPIAYVGDVVGTGSSRKSAINSLIWHIGEDIAFVPNKKTGGIIIASKIAPIFFNTAQDSGALPIEADVSNMKTGDVIKIYPYEGIIKKIKKNSNDEELISKFDLSPSTLTDEIQAGGRINLMIGRSLTDKIRNKLDFQPSELFIRPQNPTESNAGFTQAQKIVGKACGLDGVRPGTTCEPIMTTVGSQDTTGPMTRDELKELACLGFTADLVMQSFCHTAAYPKPVDLVTHRELPDFISQRGGVALKPGDGIIHSWLNRMLLPDTVGTGGDSHTRFPLGISFPGGSGIVAFAAAIGSMPLNMPESVLVRFKGELLPGITLRDLVNAIPLFAIKKGLLTVEKANKKNIFNGKIMEIEGLPNLKLEQAFELTDATAERSCAGSTILLSQETVQEYVRSNICLLEKMIECNYEDSKSISRRINDMKNWLQKPLLVQPDTNAQYEEILEIDLAKVTQPIVACPNDPDNVKEITDVANTKIDEVFIGSCMTNIGHYRAAAKVLEGVQHLKSKLWICPPTKMDEETLKSEGYYKIFEDCGARLELPGCSLCMGNQARVDEGSVVFSTSTRNFDNRLGKNAQVFLGSAELAAVCALLGKIPKEEEYQDITKNKINPYSDELYRYLQFDEIRDFSLSK; encoded by the coding sequence ATGAAGAATTTGGAAACATTGCTAAAAGATTATGCAGATCACGTAGCTGAAAGAGCTGCCAAAGGTATACCTCCTTTACCTCTAAATGCTGAGCAAACAAATTGTATTACAACATTATTGGAACAAGATAGTACTTACGATTCATCTTATTTACTTGATTTACTAATAAATAGAGTACCACCAGGAGTTGATGAGGCTGCTTATGTAAAAGCAAGCTGGCTTACAGCTATTGTTAATTCCGAGAAATATTGCAAATCAATTAATCCCGAAAAAGCAATAGAAATACTAGGGACAATGATAGGCGGATATAATGTCAATTCTTTAGTTGACATACTTAAAGGCAAAGATAGTTTACTTGCTAAAAAAGCGGCAAAAGTTTTAAAAAATATTATTCTCGTTTACGACTCAGCTAATGAAATTTATGAATTATCTCAAAATAATATTTATGCAAAAGAGGTTGTAAATAGTTGGGCAAATGCAGAATGGTTCAAAAATAAAAAAGTTCTAGAGAGAGAGATTACTTGTTTAGTATTTAAAGTTGACGGGGAGACGAATACAGACGACTTATCTCCAGCTGTACATGCAACAACACGCCCTGATATTCCGATGCACGCATTGGCTATGTTGGAATTTAAAAAACCAGATGGACTAAAGATTCTTGATAATTTAAAAAAACAAAATTTACCAATAGCTTATGTTGGAGATGTTGTTGGAACAGGGAGTTCTAGAAAATCTGCTATTAATTCACTAATTTGGCATATAGGCGAAGATATCGCTTTTGTTCCAAACAAAAAAACAGGTGGAATAATAATTGCTAGCAAAATAGCACCTATTTTCTTTAATACAGCACAAGATTCAGGAGCTTTACCTATAGAAGCTGATGTATCTAATATGAAAACAGGAGATGTTATTAAAATATATCCTTATGAAGGTATTATTAAAAAAATTAAAAAAAATTCAAATGATGAAGAATTAATAAGCAAATTCGACTTGTCTCCGTCAACTCTTACTGATGAAATTCAAGCTGGCGGAAGAATTAATCTTATGATTGGAAGATCTCTTACGGACAAAATTAGAAACAAATTAGATTTTCAACCGAGTGAACTATTTATCCGACCACAAAATCCAACCGAAAGTAATGCCGGCTTTACTCAAGCTCAAAAAATAGTAGGCAAAGCTTGCGGTTTAGATGGAGTTAGGCCAGGAACGACATGTGAACCAATTATGACCACAGTTGGTAGTCAAGATACCACTGGGCCAATGACAAGAGATGAACTCAAAGAATTAGCTTGTTTAGGATTCACTGCAGATTTAGTTATGCAAAGTTTTTGTCATACAGCTGCGTATCCTAAACCAGTAGATCTAGTTACCCATAGAGAATTACCTGATTTTATATCACAAAGAGGTGGAGTAGCTCTTAAACCTGGGGACGGCATAATTCATAGCTGGCTTAACAGAATGCTTCTCCCTGATACTGTAGGCACAGGTGGAGATAGTCATACAAGATTTCCTCTTGGTATTTCATTTCCTGGAGGCTCGGGCATAGTTGCCTTTGCCGCTGCAATAGGATCAATGCCATTAAATATGCCAGAATCTGTGCTGGTTAGATTTAAAGGAGAATTATTACCAGGAATCACTCTTAGAGATTTAGTAAATGCAATTCCTCTCTTCGCAATTAAAAAAGGGCTCTTAACTGTTGAGAAAGCAAATAAGAAAAATATATTTAACGGAAAAATTATGGAAATTGAGGGATTACCAAACCTAAAGCTTGAACAAGCTTTTGAACTGACTGATGCTACTGCAGAACGTTCGTGTGCTGGTAGCACAATACTTTTATCCCAAGAAACTGTTCAAGAATACGTAAGAAGTAATATATGCCTGCTAGAAAAAATGATTGAATGCAATTATGAAGACTCAAAATCAATTTCTAGAAGAATAAATGATATGAAAAATTGGCTACAAAAACCATTATTAGTTCAACCAGATACAAACGCTCAGTATGAAGAAATCCTTGAAATTGATTTAGCAAAAGTCACACAACCTATAGTTGCATGCCCTAATGATCCAGATAATGTAAAAGAAATCACTGATGTTGCAAATACAAAGATTGACGAGGTTTTTATAGGTTCTTGCATGACAAATATTGGCCATTACAGAGCAGCTGCGAAAGTTCTTGAAGGTGTACAACATTTAAAATCTAAATTATGGATTTGTCCACCAACAAAAATGGATGAAGAAACTCTAAAATCTGAAGGCTACTATAAAATATTTGAAGATTGTGGTGCAAGATTAGAGTTGCCTGGCTGTTCTTTATGTATGGGAAATCAAGCCAGAGTAGATGAAGGATCTGTAGTATTTTCTACTAGTACAAGGAATTTTGACAATAGACTTGGCAAGAACGCGCAAGTATTTTTAGGGAGTGCTGAATTAGCAGCAGTTTGCGCACTACTTGGAAAAATACCTAAAGAAGAAGAATATCAGGATATTACTAAAAATAAAATTAATCCATATTCAGATGAACTTTATCGTTATCTTCAATTTGATGAAATACGCGATTTCAGCTTGTCAAAGTAA
- a CDS encoding ClC family H(+)/Cl(-) exchange transporter produces MPNLIKENIQKTSNNSSRSIKKLLKQRSLVVVFSLLLTGLGASITSIFFKTGIYFINNWRLALLDQLPSIAVLPIFGALGGAIAGYLIKNIAPAAKGSGVSQIMGFLRHKKVPMNLKVGLVKLISGIIAIGSGFPLGPEGPSVQMGGSVAWQMAKWLKAPTAFRRVIVAAGGGAGIAAVFSAPLGGFVYAIEELLNSARPVILLLVVITTFIADSSADIIQALGLDPKAGGFDFNLGFLIQKEYDPSVFFLPIDFIYLVLLGIIIGIFAELYSRYVLLMQNLGKKWYKNKFVLKMSICGLILGSIYSFLPSTFHNLDELQKIIAEQNTSIGIAFLAVLVLFITTGLAAASGAPGGLFYPMLTLGGAIGLIMGNWVEIATGHAPSTYIFAGMGAFVAGCSRTPITAMFLAFALTKNLLIMKPVLISCIASFLIARAFNEESIYERQIQIELED; encoded by the coding sequence ATGCCAAATCTTATAAAAGAAAATATTCAAAAAACCAGTAATAATTCTTCTCGCAGCATCAAAAAATTATTAAAACAAAGATCTCTCGTAGTTGTATTTTCGCTCTTATTAACAGGTTTAGGAGCTTCAATTACAAGCATATTTTTTAAAACTGGAATCTATTTTATTAACAATTGGAGATTAGCACTTTTAGACCAATTGCCGTCTATAGCAGTATTACCAATTTTTGGAGCTTTAGGAGGAGCCATTGCGGGATATTTGATCAAAAATATTGCACCTGCAGCAAAAGGTTCAGGGGTTAGTCAAATCATGGGTTTCTTAAGGCATAAAAAAGTGCCAATGAATTTAAAAGTAGGATTAGTAAAGCTAATATCAGGAATTATCGCTATTGGTAGTGGATTCCCCTTAGGTCCAGAGGGTCCATCGGTTCAAATGGGAGGATCAGTTGCTTGGCAAATGGCCAAATGGCTCAAAGCTCCTACAGCTTTCAGAAGAGTAATAGTAGCAGCAGGTGGTGGTGCTGGAATAGCTGCAGTATTTAGCGCTCCATTAGGAGGGTTTGTTTATGCAATAGAAGAGCTATTAAACTCTGCTAGACCAGTAATTTTACTATTAGTAGTAATTACAACTTTCATTGCAGATTCATCCGCTGATATTATTCAAGCCTTGGGTTTAGATCCTAAAGCAGGAGGCTTTGATTTTAACCTTGGATTTTTGATTCAAAAAGAATATGACCCATCAGTTTTTTTCTTACCTATAGATTTTATTTACCTCGTTTTACTAGGAATAATTATTGGGATTTTTGCAGAATTATACAGCCGATATGTTTTGTTAATGCAAAATCTTGGAAAAAAGTGGTATAAAAATAAATTTGTTTTAAAAATGAGTATCTGTGGGCTTATTTTAGGAAGTATCTATTCTTTTTTACCCAGTACATTTCATAATTTAGATGAATTGCAGAAAATAATAGCTGAGCAAAATACAAGTATTGGAATTGCTTTTTTAGCAGTTTTAGTATTATTTATCACGACAGGTTTAGCTGCAGCATCTGGAGCTCCTGGAGGATTGTTCTATCCAATGCTTACTTTAGGAGGGGCAATAGGACTAATAATGGGGAACTGGGTAGAAATTGCAACAGGACATGCACCAAGTACATACATTTTTGCGGGAATGGGAGCTTTCGTAGCAGGATGTTCGCGAACACCAATAACAGCTATGTTTTTAGCTTTTGCCTTAACAAAAAATTTATTAATAATGAAGCCTGTCTTAATAAGCTGCATTGCAAGCTTCTTGATAGCAAGAGCATTTAATGAAGAATCAATTTATGAAAGACAAATACAAATAGAATTAGAAGACTAA